One Amycolatopsis thermophila DNA segment encodes these proteins:
- a CDS encoding FadR/GntR family transcriptional regulator codes for MADAVPQATHTGGDHSRVKEKRGEVLARKIEEKIMRAGWPVGEVLGSEPDLLQEYKVSRAVLREAVRIMEHHGTARTRRGPGGGLIVTKPDARAVVRSAAVYLDSEGITPDKLAAARTGVELIAVQLAAQNIDEDGITRLRAALDRERASVAGGETATSGRNDVHTAIAALSGNPAIQLFTETLAQLEVEVFRSVPEPKTASDARTQFLDDHIKIVEAVVSGDASVARFRMQQHLARVAVEIHPR; via the coding sequence ATGGCAGACGCAGTTCCCCAGGCCACCCACACGGGTGGGGACCACTCCCGGGTGAAGGAGAAGCGGGGCGAGGTCCTGGCCCGCAAGATCGAGGAGAAGATCATGCGCGCCGGCTGGCCGGTCGGCGAGGTGCTCGGCTCGGAGCCGGACCTGCTCCAGGAGTACAAGGTCTCCCGGGCGGTCCTCCGCGAAGCCGTGCGGATCATGGAGCACCACGGAACCGCCCGTACCCGGCGCGGCCCCGGTGGCGGCCTGATCGTCACCAAACCGGACGCACGCGCGGTCGTCCGCTCCGCCGCCGTGTACCTGGACTCCGAGGGCATCACGCCCGACAAGCTCGCGGCCGCGCGCACCGGCGTCGAACTGATCGCCGTCCAGCTCGCCGCCCAGAACATCGACGAGGACGGGATCACCCGGCTCCGGGCGGCACTCGATCGCGAACGGGCCTCCGTCGCCGGCGGCGAGACCGCCACCTCTGGCCGCAACGACGTGCACACGGCCATCGCCGCGCTCAGCGGCAACCCGGCGATCCAGCTGTTCACCGAGACGCTGGCCCAGCTCGAGGTGGAGGTGTTCCGGTCCGTGCCCGAGCCCAAGACCGCCAGCGACGCGCGGACCCAGTTCCTGGACGACCACATCAAGATCGTCGAGGCCGTGGTCTCGGGTGACGCGAGCGTGGCGCGGTTCCGGATGCAGCAGCACCTTGCCCGCGTCGCGGTCGAGATCCACCCCCGCTGA
- a CDS encoding NAD(P)/FAD-dependent oxidoreductase: MIVGTSVAGVRVAQALRRNGGEDEILLAGEEPHLPYDKPCLSKGMLSGALAPEKNCLLTESAAAELGIRTALSQRAVGLDPAAAVLHTTAGPVPYDRLVIATGASARRLPWSNLPGVHSLRSRADCEALRADLRRGARLVVVGGGFIGCEVAATARGLGLDVTIVEPEATLLPAAGPELGALAGEWHAGHGVRVRVGEAVRDIARAGGVLAVELRGGEVLDADCVVLGVGAVPNTGWLEGSGLDIADGIACDAWGRVRGHENILAAGDVARWEDPVSGAARRIEHWTNATEQASVVGKVLAGASEVAAHRANTYVWSDQYDRTMSFVGRRARATRVARFDDPRKGGVAFVGSDEQGGLAFAAVVNWPRALLAVRKAINDSVPCAAVEEQLTAVA, encoded by the coding sequence GTGATCGTCGGCACGTCGGTCGCCGGCGTGCGCGTCGCGCAGGCGCTGCGCCGCAATGGCGGGGAGGACGAGATCCTCCTCGCCGGCGAGGAGCCCCACTTGCCTTACGACAAGCCGTGCTTGTCCAAGGGAATGCTCTCCGGTGCTCTCGCGCCGGAGAAGAACTGCCTGCTGACCGAGAGCGCGGCCGCCGAGCTGGGCATCCGGACGGCTTTGTCACAGCGCGCGGTCGGCCTCGATCCCGCGGCGGCGGTCCTCCACACGACGGCAGGCCCGGTCCCCTACGACCGGCTCGTCATCGCCACCGGCGCGAGCGCCCGCAGGCTGCCGTGGTCGAACCTGCCTGGTGTCCACTCGTTGCGGAGCCGGGCCGACTGCGAGGCGCTGCGGGCGGACCTCCGGCGGGGCGCCCGGCTCGTCGTGGTGGGCGGCGGCTTCATCGGGTGCGAGGTGGCGGCGACCGCGCGTGGTCTCGGTCTCGACGTCACGATCGTGGAGCCCGAAGCGACGCTCCTTCCCGCCGCCGGTCCCGAGCTGGGCGCGCTGGCCGGTGAATGGCACGCCGGCCACGGCGTGCGGGTGCGAGTCGGCGAGGCCGTCCGTGACATCGCCAGGGCCGGAGGCGTTCTCGCCGTCGAGTTGCGCGGCGGGGAGGTGCTCGACGCCGACTGCGTGGTTCTCGGGGTCGGCGCGGTTCCGAACACCGGCTGGCTCGAGGGCTCCGGCCTGGACATCGCCGACGGGATCGCGTGCGACGCCTGGGGACGAGTGCGCGGGCACGAGAACATCCTCGCCGCGGGGGACGTCGCGCGGTGGGAGGACCCGGTGAGCGGAGCGGCCCGGCGGATCGAGCACTGGACGAATGCGACAGAACAGGCATCCGTGGTGGGCAAAGTGCTTGCCGGGGCGAGCGAGGTCGCCGCGCACCGGGCCAACACGTACGTGTGGAGCGACCAGTACGACCGGACGATGAGCTTCGTGGGCCGCCGCGCGCGGGCGACCCGGGTCGCCCGCTTCGACGATCCGCGGAAGGGCGGCGTCGCGTTCGTCGGTTCCGACGAGCAGGGCGGGCTCGCCTTCGCGGCCGTGGTGAACTGGCCTCGAGCGCTCCTTGCGGTGCGCAAGGCGATCAACGACAGCGTCCCGTGCGCGGCTGTCGAAGAGCAGCTCACCGCGGTCGCGTGA
- a CDS encoding ferredoxin, with protein sequence MAAIRADRALCAGYANCVMTAETYFELDDDGHVEVRRDEVPEEDRELVAEAVEACPVAALRIEG encoded by the coding sequence ATGGCCGCGATCCGTGCGGACCGCGCGTTGTGCGCCGGCTATGCGAACTGTGTCATGACCGCGGAGACCTACTTCGAACTCGACGACGACGGGCACGTCGAAGTACGGCGGGACGAAGTGCCCGAGGAGGACCGCGAACTCGTGGCCGAAGCCGTGGAGGCGTGCCCGGTCGCCGCACTCCGCATCGAAGGCTGA